In a genomic window of Sutcliffiella sp. FSL R7-0096:
- a CDS encoding GNAT family N-acetyltransferase, translated as MIRRLTEEDHEVCFTFLGDQPAENLFIIGDIEAYGYEKDFQKLWGEFNACGQLIAVLLKYEDNYIPYAKGSFDAEGFANIMLNDPKFNMMSGLKGVTAQIEPFVTHLLKRKRQTYYAKCTALTKDLRATVDTSLVQQATPQDAEGLVDLLNSIPEFSESKITVERKRRGLEDGVSRSFFIEEEGRMASTASTTAENSLSAMVVGVATLEGFKKKGYATQCMIKLCDQLLGEGKELCLFYDNPNAGAIYKRIGFQDIGFWMMYSFIEQG; from the coding sequence ATGATTAGAAGACTGACAGAAGAGGACCACGAAGTATGCTTTACTTTTCTGGGGGATCAACCGGCCGAAAACTTGTTTATCATCGGGGACATCGAGGCTTACGGTTACGAAAAGGATTTTCAGAAGCTATGGGGAGAATTTAATGCATGCGGTCAGCTAATCGCCGTCTTGCTTAAATATGAAGATAATTATATTCCTTATGCTAAAGGAAGCTTTGACGCAGAGGGCTTTGCAAACATCATGCTGAATGATCCTAAATTTAATATGATGTCAGGATTGAAAGGGGTTACGGCTCAGATTGAACCTTTTGTGACACATCTTCTAAAGAGAAAAAGACAGACCTATTATGCGAAATGCACTGCCCTTACAAAGGATTTGCGAGCAACTGTGGATACTTCTCTTGTCCAACAGGCCACTCCACAAGATGCCGAAGGACTTGTCGATTTATTGAATTCCATTCCTGAGTTCAGTGAATCAAAGATCACGGTGGAAAGAAAGAGGCGTGGACTTGAGGATGGTGTTTCCCGCTCCTTTTTTATAGAGGAAGAAGGGAGAATGGCTTCTACTGCTTCAACTACAGCAGAAAATTCACTTTCTGCCATGGTAGTTGGCGTTGCGACCTTGGAAGGATTCAAGAAGAAAGGATATGCGACTCAATGTATGATCAAACTATGTGACCAACTTCTTGGAGAGGGAAAAGAATTGTGTCTTTTCTATGATAATCCAAACGCAGGTGCAATCTATAAGAGAATTGGATTTCAAGATATCGGATTTTGGATGATGTATTCATTTATTGAACAAGGGTAG
- a CDS encoding phosphatase PAP2 family protein, translated as MNLKEEARYWKEQIDIKKIWGPGLLILAGVGLMITATVLFLELAEDVWEQEKFTFDSVIMDYFQSVESVTLTNVFKMITETGSIWWITVTSCFTVLFLWLKKRDVLGVLFFILAVAGGGIFIFVFKYFFQRERPSLAPEYDGNGYSFPSGHALGSFILYGFIIYLIGREKRYFKVRVLAIALLSLLIISVGLSRVYLQVHFPSDILAGYAVGLIWLICCIFSMEMMKVYRDKDKRGYLSDLIHHRK; from the coding sequence ATGAATCTAAAAGAGGAAGCACGCTACTGGAAGGAACAGATAGATATCAAAAAGATATGGGGACCGGGGCTGCTTATCCTTGCTGGGGTTGGATTAATGATCACGGCAACGGTTTTGTTCCTTGAACTGGCCGAGGATGTGTGGGAGCAAGAAAAATTCACATTTGACTCTGTCATCATGGACTATTTTCAATCCGTAGAAAGTGTGACATTAACCAATGTATTCAAAATGATCACGGAAACTGGCTCAATCTGGTGGATAACGGTTACTAGCTGTTTTACTGTGTTATTCCTGTGGCTAAAAAAGAGGGATGTGCTTGGTGTCCTCTTTTTCATTTTGGCCGTTGCTGGTGGTGGTATTTTTATCTTTGTATTTAAATACTTCTTTCAGCGGGAGCGCCCCTCCTTGGCTCCGGAATATGATGGGAATGGTTATAGTTTTCCGAGTGGGCATGCGTTGGGTAGTTTTATCTTATACGGGTTTATCATCTATTTGATTGGAAGGGAAAAACGCTATTTCAAAGTGAGGGTGCTAGCAATAGCTTTGTTGTCCCTCCTGATCATTAGTGTAGGCCTTAGTAGGGTCTATCTCCAAGTCCATTTTCCAAGTGACATATTGGCAGGCTATGCGGTCGGGTTGATATGGCTAATATGTTGCATATTCTCGATGGAAATGATGAAAGTATATCGGGACAAGGATAAACGTGGATATCTTTCAGACCTTATTCATCATAGGAAATAA
- the kynU gene encoding kynureninase, producing the protein MTILMEEIQKWDEEDTLKGYRSEFYIKEGSIYMDGNSLGLLSKRAEASLLSLLDSWKNLGIDGWTSGEEPWFYFAEKLGELSAPLVGAKNGEVMVTGSTTSNLHQLLATFFQPEGKRTKIVADELNFPSDIYAIQSILKLKGLDPQEHLIRVKSRDGHTIDEEDIIQSLNEEVAVLVLPTVLYRSGQLFNIKKITKAAQDKGILVGWDGCHSVGAIPHEFHKWGVDFAYWCNYKYLNAGPGGVGALFVHEKHFDRTPGLTGWFGSDKQKQFDMEHTFTAAATSGAYQIGTPHIFSMAPLLGSLQMFGEIGMEKIRQKSLHQTRVLMELIGQELPGFGFLLTNPKEDACRGGHVSLEHPEAARICKSLKELGVVPDFRKPNIIRLAPVALYTTYKDVYETVQIIKQIMQDKHYEKHSNEREVVA; encoded by the coding sequence ATGACAATATTAATGGAAGAGATCCAAAAATGGGATGAAGAGGATACCTTAAAGGGATATCGTAGTGAATTTTATATAAAAGAAGGCTCCATCTATATGGACGGAAACTCCCTGGGATTATTATCGAAAAGAGCGGAGGCTTCGTTATTGAGCCTGTTGGATTCGTGGAAGAATCTTGGGATTGATGGTTGGACAAGCGGGGAAGAGCCTTGGTTCTATTTTGCTGAAAAGCTTGGGGAGTTAAGTGCACCATTGGTTGGAGCGAAAAATGGAGAGGTGATGGTGACTGGTTCCACAACCAGTAACCTGCATCAGCTACTGGCAACGTTTTTTCAACCGGAAGGGAAAAGGACGAAAATTGTTGCGGATGAATTGAACTTTCCATCTGATATCTATGCCATCCAGAGTATCCTGAAGTTGAAAGGCCTAGATCCACAAGAACATCTCATAAGAGTGAAAAGTAGAGATGGTCATACCATCGACGAGGAGGATATCATCCAATCCTTGAATGAAGAGGTTGCTGTGCTCGTGTTACCGACAGTGCTATACCGGAGTGGACAGCTTTTCAATATAAAAAAAATTACGAAGGCAGCCCAAGACAAAGGGATTCTCGTCGGTTGGGATGGTTGCCACTCCGTTGGTGCCATACCGCATGAGTTCCACAAATGGGGAGTGGATTTCGCCTATTGGTGCAATTATAAATACCTCAATGCCGGCCCTGGTGGAGTTGGTGCCTTGTTTGTTCATGAAAAGCATTTTGACAGAACTCCGGGTTTAACAGGCTGGTTTGGGTCGGATAAACAGAAGCAGTTTGATATGGAACACACATTTACCGCTGCAGCTACGAGCGGGGCATATCAGATTGGAACACCTCATATTTTCAGCATGGCACCATTGCTCGGGTCATTACAAATGTTTGGAGAGATAGGAATGGAGAAAATCCGTCAAAAATCCCTGCACCAGACAAGAGTTTTGATGGAACTGATTGGTCAGGAGCTACCCGGTTTTGGTTTCCTACTTACTAATCCAAAAGAGGATGCTTGTCGTGGAGGTCATGTCAGCCTCGAGCATCCTGAGGCCGCCCGAATCTGTAAGTCTTTGAAGGAGCTGGGAGTTGTGCCGGATTTCCGTAAACCGAATATTATTCGACTTGCACCCGTGGCACTCTACACAACTTACAAAGATGTCTATGAAACGGTCCAAATAATAAAGCAGATCATGCAAGATAAGCATTATGAAAAGCACTCGAATGAACGGGAAGTAGTGGCATAA
- the kynB gene encoding arylformamidase has translation MKVFDISRPLGESTPTWPGDTPFSYNVNWSKQHTGSVNVGSVKMSVHTATHVDAPFHFDDNGKRMDELDLSIFMGQAIVVDVSQYETVEFSHVVEVISQHPAKRILFKTNAWVKKEEFPTEIPTLSVEVVKLLEKMQIPLIGVDLPSVDILESKELPIHHALHQANICILEGLDLTEVEEGEYELIALPLKLTGTDGSPVRAILKKN, from the coding sequence ATGAAAGTATTTGATATATCAAGACCACTTGGTGAGAGCACCCCTACATGGCCAGGAGATACTCCCTTCAGCTACAATGTTAACTGGTCAAAGCAACACACAGGCTCTGTTAATGTCGGAAGTGTCAAGATGAGTGTCCATACGGCAACACATGTGGATGCTCCCTTTCATTTTGATGATAACGGAAAAAGGATGGATGAGTTGGATCTATCCATCTTCATGGGTCAAGCCATTGTAGTGGATGTAAGTCAATACGAGACAGTGGAGTTTAGCCATGTAGTGGAGGTCATATCACAACATCCGGCAAAGCGGATCCTATTCAAAACCAATGCATGGGTAAAGAAAGAGGAGTTTCCCACTGAAATACCAACTCTATCTGTCGAGGTGGTAAAGTTACTGGAAAAAATGCAAATACCTCTCATTGGTGTCGATCTCCCAAGTGTTGATATTCTCGAAAGCAAAGAATTGCCGATTCATCACGCCTTGCATCAAGCAAACATTTGCATTCTTGAAGGGTTAGATTTGACAGAAGTGGAAGAAGGGGAATACGAACTGATTGCGCTACCATTAAAGCTCACAGGCACAGATGGCAGCCCCGTAAGAGCGATACTAAAAAAGAATTAG
- a CDS encoding alpha/beta fold hydrolase, giving the protein MKKWQKNTLVTLGIIVSVVAAACIYLLATPYKLVDQESMESTEKVVVKEDSGWISFFPTKENDEIGVIFYPGGRVEAAAYAPIAKMAAEEGVPFIIAKMPLHLAVLNPNKADKVIKRFGDREWVIAGHSLGGAMAARYVKNNPDKVTGLILMAAYPSEADDLSSFKGDVITMEGQLDGVIDEIALTEGDARLPSQTYTIIIQGGNHSQFGDYGLQTGDNEAEIPKEEQWKRVVQGVVRSF; this is encoded by the coding sequence ATGAAAAAATGGCAAAAAAACACATTGGTTACCTTAGGTATCATTGTTAGTGTAGTAGCGGCAGCCTGTATATACCTGCTTGCTACACCTTATAAATTAGTCGATCAAGAAAGTATGGAGTCCACAGAAAAAGTGGTGGTGAAGGAAGATAGTGGTTGGATCAGTTTTTTTCCGACAAAAGAGAATGATGAAATAGGGGTCATTTTTTACCCTGGAGGTAGAGTGGAGGCGGCAGCATATGCACCAATTGCCAAAATGGCCGCTGAAGAAGGTGTACCATTTATTATTGCTAAAATGCCTCTTCATCTCGCAGTGTTAAATCCTAATAAAGCTGATAAAGTAATAAAGAGATTTGGTGACAGAGAATGGGTTATTGCTGGTCATTCCCTTGGTGGCGCAATGGCAGCGAGATATGTAAAAAATAATCCTGATAAGGTGACGGGCCTTATTCTGATGGCTGCCTACCCTTCTGAAGCAGATGACCTATCTTCCTTTAAGGGAGACGTTATCACGATGGAAGGTCAGCTCGATGGTGTGATTGATGAGATCGCCTTGACAGAAGGGGATGCACGATTGCCATCACAAACCTATACCATTATCATACAGGGGGGCAATCATTCACAGTTTGGTGATTATGGATTGCAAACAGGGGATAATGAGGCGGAAATTCCGAAAGAGGAACAATGGAAGCGAGTGGTCCAAGGGGTTGTAAGGAGCTTTTGA